One window from the genome of Labeo rohita strain BAU-BD-2019 chromosome 10, IGBB_LRoh.1.0, whole genome shotgun sequence encodes:
- the prlhr2b gene encoding prolactin releasing hormone receptor 2b isoform X2: MNGSGWQGGEEPPGGQVYEVTVVQNATAPHNYPFADVALLQTFKPLIIPCYVLVVLVGVFGNYLLIYVICRSRKMHNVTNFFIGNLAFSDMLMCVTCVPFTLAYAFSPHGWTFGRFMCYLVFLIQPVTVYVSVFTLTAIAVDRYYATVHPLKKRISMAACAYVLSGIWLLSCVLVAPAVAHTYHVEFREEGLTICEEFWLGQETQRLVYAYSTLLLTYILPLSAVCVSYLCISVKLRNCVAPGHRTRDQAEAQRARKRKIFRLVSLVVAAFGVCWLPIHVFNVLRDIDIRLINKRHFLLIQLLCHLCAMSSSCCNPFLYAWLHDRFRAELRKMFTCHRRIGIPANHCATASVVL; this comes from the exons ATGAATGGCTCTGGCTGGCAAGGTGGTGAAGAGCCTCCTGGGGGCCAAGTGTACGAGGTGACGGTGGTCCAAAACGCCACGGCCCCTCACAACTATCCCTTTGCAGACGTTGCCCTGCTGCAGACCTTCAAACCCCTTATCATCCCCTGTTACGTTCTTGTGGTGCTGGTGGGCGTCTTTGGCAACTACCTTCTGATCTACGTCATCTGCCGCTCAAGAAAGATGCATAACGTCACCAACTTCTTCATCGGCAACCTGGCCTTCTCGGACATGCTGATGTGCGTGACCTGCGTTCCCTTCACGCTGGCCTACGCCTTCAGCCCTCACGGGTGGACGTTCGGACGCTTCATGTGCTACCTGGTGTTCCTCATCCAGCCCGTCACTGTATACGTGTCCGTTTTCACTCTCACGGCTATTGCAGTTGACAG GTACTATGCTACAGTGCACCCTTTGAAGAAGCGAATCTCAATGGCAGCCTGCGCTTATGTCCTGTCTGGGATCTGGCTGCTGTCGTGTGTGCTGGTTGCTCCTGCTGTGGCCCACACCTATCATGTGGAGTTCAGAGAGGAAGGTCTGACCATCTGCGAGGAGTTCTGGTTGGGCCAGGAGACCCAGCGACTGGTGTACGCCTACAGCACGCTACTACTGACCTACATCCTGCCTTTATCCGCTGTGTGCGTCTCTTACCTCTGCATCTCGGTCAAACTCCGCAACTGCGTGGCCCCCGGACACCGGACGCGCGACCAGGCCGAGGCCCAGCGGGCACGCAAGAGGAAGATCTTCAGGCTGGTGTCTCTAGTGGTGGCGGCGTTCGGAGTCTGCTGGCTGCCCATCCACGTGTTCAATGTCCTGCGCGACATCGACATTCGTCTCATCAACAAGCGTCATTTTCTGCTGATCCAGCTGTTGTGTCATCTGTGCGCTATGAGCTCATCCTGCTGCAACCCATTCCTGTACGCGTGGCTTCATGACCGTTTTCGCGCAGAGCTGCGCAAGATGTTCACCTGCCACCGTCGCATCGGCATACCGGCCAACCACTGCGCCACTGCGAGCGTCGTACTATGA
- the prlhr2b gene encoding prolactin releasing hormone receptor 2b isoform X1: MTFVFSSSRGRQECCDQRMNGSGWQGGEEPPGGQVYEVTVVQNATAPHNYPFADVALLQTFKPLIIPCYVLVVLVGVFGNYLLIYVICRSRKMHNVTNFFIGNLAFSDMLMCVTCVPFTLAYAFSPHGWTFGRFMCYLVFLIQPVTVYVSVFTLTAIAVDRYYATVHPLKKRISMAACAYVLSGIWLLSCVLVAPAVAHTYHVEFREEGLTICEEFWLGQETQRLVYAYSTLLLTYILPLSAVCVSYLCISVKLRNCVAPGHRTRDQAEAQRARKRKIFRLVSLVVAAFGVCWLPIHVFNVLRDIDIRLINKRHFLLIQLLCHLCAMSSSCCNPFLYAWLHDRFRAELRKMFTCHRRIGIPANHCATASVVL; this comes from the exons ATGACCTTTGTGTTTTCATCCAGCAGGGGGAGACAGGAGTGTTGTGATCAAAGGATGAATGGCTCTGGCTGGCAAGGTGGTGAAGAGCCTCCTGGGGGCCAAGTGTACGAGGTGACGGTGGTCCAAAACGCCACGGCCCCTCACAACTATCCCTTTGCAGACGTTGCCCTGCTGCAGACCTTCAAACCCCTTATCATCCCCTGTTACGTTCTTGTGGTGCTGGTGGGCGTCTTTGGCAACTACCTTCTGATCTACGTCATCTGCCGCTCAAGAAAGATGCATAACGTCACCAACTTCTTCATCGGCAACCTGGCCTTCTCGGACATGCTGATGTGCGTGACCTGCGTTCCCTTCACGCTGGCCTACGCCTTCAGCCCTCACGGGTGGACGTTCGGACGCTTCATGTGCTACCTGGTGTTCCTCATCCAGCCCGTCACTGTATACGTGTCCGTTTTCACTCTCACGGCTATTGCAGTTGACAG GTACTATGCTACAGTGCACCCTTTGAAGAAGCGAATCTCAATGGCAGCCTGCGCTTATGTCCTGTCTGGGATCTGGCTGCTGTCGTGTGTGCTGGTTGCTCCTGCTGTGGCCCACACCTATCATGTGGAGTTCAGAGAGGAAGGTCTGACCATCTGCGAGGAGTTCTGGTTGGGCCAGGAGACCCAGCGACTGGTGTACGCCTACAGCACGCTACTACTGACCTACATCCTGCCTTTATCCGCTGTGTGCGTCTCTTACCTCTGCATCTCGGTCAAACTCCGCAACTGCGTGGCCCCCGGACACCGGACGCGCGACCAGGCCGAGGCCCAGCGGGCACGCAAGAGGAAGATCTTCAGGCTGGTGTCTCTAGTGGTGGCGGCGTTCGGAGTCTGCTGGCTGCCCATCCACGTGTTCAATGTCCTGCGCGACATCGACATTCGTCTCATCAACAAGCGTCATTTTCTGCTGATCCAGCTGTTGTGTCATCTGTGCGCTATGAGCTCATCCTGCTGCAACCCATTCCTGTACGCGTGGCTTCATGACCGTTTTCGCGCAGAGCTGCGCAAGATGTTCACCTGCCACCGTCGCATCGGCATACCGGCCAACCACTGCGCCACTGCGAGCGTCGTACTATGA